One window of Flavobacterium dauae genomic DNA carries:
- a CDS encoding SulP family inorganic anion transporter has product MTMIPESLSFAIVAGLPPLTGLYGAFIMGIITAFLGGRPGMISGGAGATVIVMIALIATHGIEYFFAAVVLAGLFQVLVGIFKLGKFVRLVPQPVMYGFLNGLAVVIFLSQIEQFKQKTNAGFSWLQGESLYIMGGLVLLTLVLVHFIPKISKALPTTLIAIAVIFGIVHFFNIETKTVQDIASISGGFPPFHIPQIPLNLETLQIILPYAALMAGVGLLESLLTLTLVDEVTETRGNANKESVAQGIANITNGFFTGMGGCAMIAQTFVNLNAGARKRISAIVSSLAILFIILVAAPVIEQIPMAALVGVMMMVAITTFSWGFFKKMTKMPKSDILVTLIVAGITIIFRNLAVAVLVGIIISALVFAWESAKRIRARKYVDENGIKHYEIYGPLFFGSVTNFNEKFDLANDPETIMISFKESRIADMSGIEAVDLLTKKYSERNKKVILTYLSEDSRKLLENAAAIIKVNIAEDPHYKIPSDLL; this is encoded by the coding sequence ATGACAATGATTCCCGAATCGTTATCATTTGCAATTGTTGCAGGATTACCACCGCTAACCGGATTATACGGAGCCTTTATTATGGGAATTATCACAGCCTTTTTAGGAGGAAGACCGGGAATGATTTCAGGTGGAGCCGGAGCAACCGTGATTGTAATGATTGCTTTAATTGCTACACATGGAATTGAATATTTTTTTGCTGCTGTTGTTTTGGCAGGACTTTTTCAGGTACTTGTCGGGATTTTTAAACTGGGTAAATTTGTACGTTTGGTTCCACAGCCTGTTATGTACGGTTTTTTAAACGGATTGGCAGTTGTGATATTTCTATCGCAAATTGAACAATTTAAACAAAAAACGAATGCTGGTTTTAGTTGGTTACAAGGCGAATCGTTGTATATAATGGGCGGTTTGGTACTGTTAACTTTAGTGTTGGTTCACTTTATTCCAAAAATATCAAAAGCGTTACCAACCACGTTAATTGCCATTGCAGTAATTTTTGGTATTGTTCATTTTTTTAATATTGAAACTAAAACGGTTCAAGATATTGCATCAATCAGCGGAGGCTTTCCTCCTTTCCATATTCCTCAAATTCCACTGAATTTAGAAACTTTACAGATTATCCTTCCGTATGCAGCACTTATGGCTGGCGTTGGTTTGCTTGAAAGTTTACTGACCTTAACACTTGTTGACGAAGTTACCGAAACCAGAGGAAATGCGAATAAAGAATCGGTTGCACAAGGAATTGCCAATATTACCAACGGTTTTTTCACGGGAATGGGCGGATGTGCTATGATTGCTCAAACCTTTGTAAACTTAAATGCAGGAGCACGAAAACGCATTTCGGCTATTGTAAGCAGTTTGGCAATACTGTTCATTATATTGGTTGCTGCTCCGGTTATAGAGCAAATTCCAATGGCGGCTTTGGTAGGCGTTATGATGATGGTTGCTATTACCACTTTTAGCTGGGGATTTTTTAAGAAGATGACCAAAATGCCCAAAAGCGATATTTTAGTAACGTTGATTGTTGCCGGAATTACCATTATTTTTCGCAATTTGGCAGTTGCTGTTTTGGTTGGAATTATTATTTCGGCATTGGTTTTTGCTTGGGAAAGTGCGAAACGCATCAGAGCCAGAAAATATGTTGATGAAAACGGAATTAAACATTACGAAATATACGGCCCATTGTTTTTTGGATCGGTAACCAATTTTAACGAAAAGTTTGATTTAGCGAATGATCCCGAAACGATTATGATTTCGTTTAAAGAAAGTAGAATTGCCGATATGAGCGGAATTGAAGCGGTTGATTTATTGACAAAAAAATACAGCGAACGCAACAAAAAAGTTATTCTTACTTATTTAAGTGAGGATAGCCGAAAACTGTTAGAAAACGCAGCAGCAATTATTAAAGTAAATATAGCAGAAGATCCGCACTATAAAATACCGAGTGATTTGTTGTAG
- a CDS encoding helix-turn-helix domain-containing protein, whose protein sequence is MNRIKEVLEEKGIKQKWLAERLGKSYNMVNSYTQNRQQPRLEILFEIAKILDVEPKELLTEIKVSKTPAKLS, encoded by the coding sequence ATGAATAGAATTAAAGAAGTTTTGGAAGAAAAAGGTATCAAACAAAAATGGCTTGCCGAGCGACTTGGTAAGAGCTATAATATGGTAAATTCCTATACTCAAAATAGACAACAACCCAGATTGGAAATTCTATTTGAAATAGCAAAAATATTGGATGTTGAGCCTAAAGAATTATTGACAGAAATAAAAGTAAGTAAAACTCCCGCAAAACTTTCATAG
- a CDS encoding LlaJI family restriction endonuclease, which yields MIILFEEYHYKTEDLSKFLTERYYFPINGIESKINFVGYYFNPQINEGKGDVVIIFPKVFINEHNLAFDEFTPESLINPTFETAQRLIETGKEKLIFEISTWLYRAIQQFNKRHFYNSISENQFINQIVTNLDENSSTELDIILSLLRFHKENQDLFTFIAKTAHSQQNKINWHKTINKKQPIIHNNQPIYVDLATTRKRLNDDEELLILFYSTLNHIKEKYAFNFQIPQNYTLIKGHQFETVLRRGCRLLKNIKYKYFSDKMICLYNLLFTYFERSERTQSKKQIEEILLIKDFNIVFEDMIDDLIGDSTLFSELKNHADGKQVDHIYKYKSLLIEDEIYFVGDSKYYKPQNSVGKNSKAKQFTYARNVIQYNIDLFNKGDLDQRIRYRENETEGYNITPNFFISAFVNKDFDFSKSYLNETGKPIMQFHFENRLFDRDTLFVQSYNINFLFVLSAYLSRNSTLKNNFKKDTQKIFREKLVAFINEKYQFYKVKPSEENFIYKHFKLLNGKVYKPSQLENQLILAFEKESDIDGVILQIQAELEEKTAYVLE from the coding sequence ATGATAATATTATTTGAAGAATATCATTACAAAACGGAAGACCTTTCAAAATTTTTAACTGAAAGGTATTACTTCCCTATTAATGGTATTGAATCAAAAATCAACTTTGTTGGGTATTACTTCAATCCACAGATAAATGAAGGAAAAGGCGATGTTGTCATTATATTTCCGAAAGTTTTTATCAATGAGCATAATCTAGCTTTTGATGAATTTACGCCAGAATCTTTAATCAATCCAACATTTGAAACAGCACAAAGATTAATTGAAACAGGAAAAGAAAAGCTGATCTTTGAAATTTCAACTTGGTTATATCGGGCAATTCAGCAATTCAACAAAAGACATTTTTATAATTCGATTTCAGAAAATCAATTTATCAATCAAATTGTAACCAATTTGGATGAAAATTCAAGTACTGAGCTTGACATTATTTTAAGTTTATTGAGGTTTCATAAGGAAAATCAGGACTTATTTACATTCATTGCAAAAACAGCACACTCACAACAAAACAAAATCAATTGGCACAAAACTATTAACAAAAAACAGCCAATTATTCATAATAACCAGCCAATTTATGTTGATTTAGCAACAACAAGAAAAAGATTAAATGATGATGAAGAGTTACTCATACTTTTTTATTCAACGCTAAATCACATTAAAGAAAAGTATGCGTTTAATTTTCAAATCCCTCAAAATTATACTCTAATTAAAGGGCATCAATTTGAGACGGTTTTAAGAAGAGGATGCAGATTATTGAAAAATATTAAGTACAAATACTTTTCGGACAAAATGATTTGTCTTTACAATTTGCTATTTACCTACTTTGAACGAAGTGAAAGAACCCAATCTAAGAAACAAATTGAAGAAATTCTTCTCATCAAGGATTTTAATATTGTATTCGAGGATATGATTGATGATTTAATCGGAGATAGTACGTTATTTTCCGAATTAAAAAATCACGCTGACGGAAAACAGGTTGACCATATTTACAAATATAAATCACTTCTGATTGAAGATGAAATCTATTTTGTTGGAGATAGTAAATATTATAAGCCTCAAAATAGCGTAGGGAAAAATTCAAAGGCAAAACAATTTACTTATGCCAGAAATGTAATTCAGTATAATATTGATTTATTTAATAAAGGAGATTTAGACCAAAGAATAAGATACAGAGAAAACGAAACGGAAGGATATAACATCACTCCTAATTTTTTCATTTCTGCCTTTGTAAATAAAGATTTTGATTTTTCTAAATCATATTTGAACGAGACAGGAAAACCAATAATGCAATTTCATTTCGAAAACCGACTTTTCGATAGGGATACATTATTTGTTCAATCATACAACATCAATTTCTTGTTTGTGCTTTCGGCTTATCTATCAAGAAATTCAACTTTGAAAAACAATTTTAAAAAAGATACGCAAAAAATATTCAGAGAAAAGTTAGTAGCTTTTATCAATGAAAAATATCAGTTTTATAAGGTTAAACCTAGTGAAGAGAATTTTATCTATAAACATTTTAAACTGCTAAATGGCAAGGTTTACAAACCATCACAACTTGAAAATCAACTAATTTTAGCGTTTGAAAAAGAATCTGACATTGACGGAGTAATTTTACAAATTCAAGCTGAATTAGAAGAAAAAACGGCATATGTATTAGAATGA
- a CDS encoding Kiwa anti-phage protein KwaB-like domain-containing protein: MRQKFRALKDLDLQNADVSLAIVKEYKKNRESKYMVNYVQINPNLETRLRNIVTRKINSANTFEDYTFDCPEPEEDQVRAINYEETDFYRIFEQLQDLNPEEDIIENIEELVKAKAYLIILRNEEGIQVVGFKTLPENWKMKRDRGLIPLLYRENRFEDLEEENVFSISSFVDLIYFNEALFILSKKNFESGLNFRNGMLAKADELYQEVREINLFVNIEILTNRVGNNQRYLRKIATIKNLGYYQNNDYLQRLRLISQQRNWGIEFQEGQIVITEETLDAVLTLLQNKRLHSELTDETFDVDSAKRLEM; the protein is encoded by the coding sequence ATGAGACAGAAATTTAGAGCATTAAAAGACCTTGATTTACAAAATGCTGATGTGTCGTTAGCAATTGTTAAGGAGTATAAAAAGAATAGAGAATCTAAGTATATGGTTAATTACGTACAAATTAACCCCAATTTAGAAACTCGTTTACGGAACATTGTAACTCGTAAAATAAATTCAGCAAATACATTTGAAGACTACACCTTTGATTGTCCTGAACCAGAAGAAGACCAAGTAAGAGCAATCAATTATGAAGAAACAGACTTTTACAGGATATTCGAGCAATTACAAGATTTAAATCCTGAAGAAGACATAATAGAAAACATTGAAGAACTCGTTAAAGCAAAAGCCTATTTAATTATACTACGCAATGAAGAGGGAATTCAGGTTGTAGGATTTAAAACATTACCTGAAAACTGGAAAATGAAACGAGACCGAGGATTAATTCCTCTTCTTTACAGAGAAAACCGTTTTGAAGATTTAGAAGAAGAAAATGTTTTCAGTATATCTTCTTTTGTTGACTTGATTTATTTCAATGAAGCACTTTTTATTCTTTCTAAGAAGAATTTTGAGAGCGGACTTAATTTCCGTAATGGAATGTTAGCAAAAGCAGATGAATTATATCAAGAAGTTCGGGAAATCAATCTATTTGTCAATATAGAAATTCTTACTAATAGGGTTGGTAATAATCAACGATACCTACGAAAAATAGCCACTATAAAAAATTTGGGGTATTATCAAAACAATGATTACTTACAACGTCTCAGATTAATTAGTCAACAAAGAAATTGGGGAATTGAATTTCAAGAGGGACAGATTGTAATTACAGAGGAAACACTAGATGCTGTACTTACGTTATTACAAAATAAAAGACTGCATTCAGAATTAACGGATGAAACTTTTGATGTTGATAGCGCTAAACGTTTAGAAATGTAG
- the dcm gene encoding DNA (cytosine-5-)-methyltransferase — MELDLVEKISLEEINGKTYKIRLIESLDYGKASLTHYLHNSTNGVSKYYKKSAHLYLKHLLELKYPEIEITNTVAENAMQYLLFNYRIEDIPFPSPEQPKFRFIDLFAGIGGFRLASQNLGGNCVFSSEWDEFAQKTYESNFGESPFGDITKSETKKFIPKNYELLCAGFPCQPFSYAGLKQGFDETRGTLFFDILEILKNTTPKMFLLENVKGLKSHDGGKTLKVIENSLTELGYNIKWEILNSYDFGLPQYRERWYCVGFRDKVNFEFPKGDKRGAKIKSIIDTKANKDYKLKLTPFEIERIEFHFKSNEERVQHDNSKYKPNTKKGKHGVFSYQKPDGALRFHIGDIAKTQIQEAFYACQDTYAPTIIANRVPKLWDLQRKLSVLEAQRLQGYPDNFKFPVSDNQAYKQLGNSVAVPVLEAIIKKMLETIK, encoded by the coding sequence ATGGAATTAGATTTAGTAGAAAAAATATCATTAGAGGAAATTAACGGCAAAACCTATAAAATAAGGTTAATTGAAAGCCTTGATTATGGGAAAGCATCATTAACGCATTATTTACACAATAGTACCAATGGAGTCTCAAAATACTACAAAAAGAGTGCACATTTGTACTTAAAACATTTATTAGAGTTAAAATATCCAGAGATTGAAATCACTAATACTGTTGCGGAAAATGCTATGCAGTATTTGTTATTTAATTATAGAATTGAGGATATACCTTTTCCTTCTCCTGAACAACCCAAATTTAGATTTATTGATTTGTTTGCAGGAATTGGTGGATTCAGATTAGCCAGTCAAAATCTTGGTGGAAATTGTGTTTTTTCGAGTGAGTGGGATGAATTTGCTCAAAAAACTTATGAATCCAACTTTGGAGAATCTCCATTCGGAGATATAACAAAAAGTGAAACGAAAAAGTTTATTCCAAAAAATTACGAACTTTTATGTGCTGGATTTCCTTGCCAACCATTTAGTTACGCAGGTCTAAAGCAAGGATTCGACGAAACAAGAGGAACGCTATTTTTTGATATTTTAGAAATATTGAAAAATACTACTCCTAAGATGTTTTTATTAGAGAATGTTAAAGGACTTAAATCTCACGATGGCGGAAAAACACTAAAAGTAATTGAAAATTCACTTACGGAATTAGGGTATAACATAAAATGGGAAATACTAAATAGCTATGATTTCGGATTACCTCAATATCGTGAAAGATGGTATTGTGTAGGATTTAGAGATAAAGTTAATTTTGAATTTCCTAAAGGAGATAAGAGAGGTGCAAAGATTAAATCCATTATAGACACCAAAGCAAATAAAGATTATAAATTGAAATTAACCCCCTTTGAGATTGAGCGAATAGAATTTCACTTTAAATCAAATGAAGAGCGTGTTCAACACGATAACTCAAAATATAAGCCCAATACAAAAAAAGGGAAACACGGTGTTTTTTCATATCAAAAGCCTGATGGGGCTTTAAGATTTCATATTGGAGATATTGCTAAAACACAAATACAAGAGGCTTTCTATGCTTGTCAAGATACCTATGCTCCTACAATCATTGCTAATAGAGTTCCTAAATTATGGGATTTACAAAGGAAATTATCAGTATTAGAAGCCCAACGCTTACAAGGCTATCCTGATAACTTTAAATTCCCTGTTTCGGACAATCAAGCGTATAAACAACTCGGAAATTCCGTTGCAGTTCCAGTATTAGAAGCAATAATCAAAAAAATGTTAGAAACAATTAAATAG
- a CDS encoding McrB family protein, with protein MKYLSQSTIFESWKSIIELGETSRASLNKFFGILEILKHLNIEIGNPVESNYQYNVFSSQLSSSLQDKFFFDENSKKNFASQDTLNIIFPNDWASNAFQILLKNNQLPLKNVACVCLQNEEFDDNFSEQDVIERFLNIYHLADVTNIFFTNENEVNIEFSSSILDRNSLFSDLKNHFNITDNSKFTLGFDSSLITANPGELTRGPFIQPLYSGQENLKCLLIANFNITEYYKIGKTENSVADNFSSETPLSHQIIFYGSPGTGKSREIEIRTNGHNRTRTTFHPETDYHSFVGSYKPVMDGLNIKYEFVPQAFTKAYCNAWLNPEQPYFLIIEEINRGNCAQIFGDLFQCLDRDDNGFSKYEINCDKDLANYLKFVFESSANTEAVESYKAIIQTEDFDKIILPNNLYILATMNTSDQSLFPMDSAFKRRWDWEFVPINYDDANSLNIFIGDSTYNWGKFIENINPKIKELTGSEDKQLGNRFVNPKDRNITFDQFRSKVLFYLWSEVYKDEFGTQSSIFKYELEENNPIDFQFGELYNGNATDLVKAFLKFNGLEPEQ; from the coding sequence ATGAAGTATTTATCACAATCAACGATTTTCGAATCTTGGAAAAGCATTATTGAGCTAGGGGAGACAAGCCGAGCTTCTTTAAATAAATTCTTTGGAATACTTGAAATTCTAAAACATTTGAATATTGAAATAGGAAATCCAGTTGAATCAAATTATCAATATAATGTCTTTTCTAGTCAATTGTCTAGTTCTTTACAAGACAAATTCTTTTTTGATGAAAATAGCAAAAAGAATTTTGCTTCACAAGATACACTAAACATTATATTCCCAAATGATTGGGCTTCTAATGCTTTTCAAATCTTATTGAAAAATAATCAACTTCCGTTAAAAAATGTCGCTTGCGTTTGTTTACAGAACGAGGAGTTTGACGATAATTTTTCCGAACAAGATGTAATTGAGAGATTTCTCAATATTTATCATCTAGCTGATGTAACTAATATTTTCTTTACAAATGAAAATGAGGTGAATATTGAGTTTTCATCTTCTATATTGGACAGAAACTCTTTATTCTCAGATTTAAAGAATCATTTCAATATTACAGATAATTCAAAATTTACATTAGGATTTGATAGCAGTCTTATTACTGCGAATCCAGGAGAATTAACAAGAGGTCCATTTATTCAGCCACTTTATTCAGGGCAGGAAAATTTAAAATGTTTATTAATAGCTAATTTTAATATCACAGAATATTATAAAATAGGCAAAACAGAAAATTCTGTTGCGGATAACTTTAGTAGTGAAACTCCATTATCTCATCAAATCATTTTCTATGGTTCTCCCGGAACAGGAAAAAGTAGAGAGATAGAAATAAGAACAAATGGTCATAATCGAACAAGAACAACATTCCACCCTGAAACAGATTATCATTCTTTTGTAGGAAGTTATAAGCCTGTAATGGATGGACTCAACATCAAATATGAATTTGTTCCGCAAGCATTTACAAAAGCATATTGCAATGCTTGGTTAAATCCTGAACAGCCATATTTTCTAATCATTGAAGAAATTAACAGGGGAAATTGTGCTCAAATTTTCGGAGACTTATTTCAATGTTTAGATAGGGATGATAATGGCTTTTCAAAGTATGAAATCAATTGTGACAAGGATTTAGCAAATTATCTAAAATTTGTATTTGAAAGTTCTGCCAATACAGAAGCAGTGGAAAGCTACAAAGCGATAATTCAAACAGAAGATTTTGATAAAATCATTCTGCCAAATAATCTTTACATTTTGGCAACGATGAACACTTCTGACCAATCTTTATTTCCAATGGATAGCGCATTCAAAAGACGTTGGGATTGGGAGTTTGTACCAATCAATTATGATGATGCGAATTCTTTAAACATCTTTATCGGAGATAGTACATATAATTGGGGTAAATTTATTGAGAACATCAATCCGAAAATTAAAGAACTAACAGGTAGTGAAGATAAACAACTTGGAAACCGCTTTGTAAATCCTAAAGACAGAAACATAACGTTTGACCAATTCAGGTCTAAAGTCTTGTTTTATTTATGGTCAGAGGTTTACAAGGATGAATTTGGAACTCAGAGTTCAATTTTCAAATATGAACTTGAAGAAAATAATCCAATAGATTTCCAATTTGGAGAGCTTTATAACGGAAATGCGACAGATCTTGTAAAAGCATTTTTGAAATTCAATGGATTAGAACCTGAACAATGA